The stretch of DNA GTTTCGATAAGGTGGGGTAAAAACGAGGCGAGGTTTTCGCATTTGAAATCACTCTTTCCCGTTCACTAGCGACAGCTCTTTGAGAATTCCGCTCGCGTCCACCCTCCGTCTCTCCCGTATCAAATCCTCAAGGCTGCGGAACATGAGCGTGTGCACCGTGGTCTCGGACAGATGTACCTTGAGGAAGTACCGCTGCTCGGCCGAATGCGCCTCACCCCCTGCCTTAAACTCCCGTTTTCCGAAGCGGCACCAGGCAGCGAAACTCTCCGAGTTCGTCCAGCAAATCTCGGCGCTGCTGAGCCCCAAGTGTCCACAGGCATTCTGCATAACCAGCTCAGCAGGCAGTGCCCGGTATCGATAGCGGTTGTTCACAATCCTGCCCTGCCGCCCACTGCTAATTTCCAGGAGGCTGTCCTTGCGGATCTCGCCTTTGTGCAGGTGGATGATCTGATCCTCCCGCACGTATATTGCCCAGTGCGGCGCCTGAGCATTTCCAATGAGCTCCAGCAAGTCACCCGGCTTGCACATGGTGAGCAAAGTTTTCACCGAGTACACGTTCAGGTCTTCGTTCTCTCGCAGTTTGGAGAAAATGCATTCCTGACAGCAAAAGGCGGAGTACTCGACTTCGTCGACAGCCACGGGACCGTCCTTGCTCGGGCTGTTGTTGTCCTTAGTGTAGCCGTCCGACTGTGAGCGATCGTccagctcctcttcctcatcggAGAAAAAGTAAGCCACGCCGACCCGCAGTTCGTCCTTCTCAATGCCCGCCGGATCTCCGGTGGGTAGCTCGCTGTAGTTGAGATGGGTGATCCGGTCTAGTTGGTTTCCCATCAATGACCAGGCAATGGAGAGGCATGGAATACTGTTGTCTGTGTattggagagaaaaagagagaaagatagaggggaagaaagaaaaggaaggcAAACAAAGAGCgttgagagaggaagggaggaagagagagagagagacgacaaaGGTAAACAATAAACCCAAGTCACACGCACACTTAGCCTGTTAAAACATGCGCGTCATGCAAGGGGAGGTAAACAAGAGAGCAGGCGCTTCAGCGGCATCACCAGCTTACTACAAAGGacatgaaagagaggaagaggagtgtttGCTTgaaggagtgcgtgtgtgtgtgtgtgtgtgtgtgtgtgtggtgttgcctTAAAGTGAACACTCTTCTTTGGCAGACAAAAGGTTCAGGTGGGCTTTGCTGGAGAGGCGTGGAGTCAGTAAATGCCTGTCTCGGATAGAAACAGTAAGGAACCGACTGCTCTCCCAGCAAATGGGAAAGCACTCTCACCTGAATCCAAACAGGCGACGAGTGTTATTTTCAAAACGActattcaaagaaaacatgctaACCTGCCGATTACCCAGTGATGATGGCTAAATATCCGTTAGGTCCATAAGTACAGCGCGCCTCGCTTGGTGtccacggacgcacgcacgcacgcagtcTCTCCGCCAGCAGCCAGGTCGTCCTTGCGCCTCCCTCTCGTGCACCGTGCCTCTCCACTGAGTTCTGCTCTGCTTGTGTTTCCCTGCATCGCTTCGCTATAAGTACAAAACGCAAACTCCGCCCCGGCGGACAGAAAAAAAGCAGTTCTCCCAACAGCGATTGGTTGAAGCTTCTCATTAAATGTTAAGTCTGTCTTGTTGAGAGGGAGAGCACAACCCTGCGTCAGTtcggttaacacacacatacgcgcgcacacacacacacacacacacacacacacacacacacaaacacacacacagggccaaaaATGACTGCGGTCATCAGGCAGCTCGTTTGAGCCGAGGGGATGGCGCCTCGTTGTTTAAAGCAGCGCAGAGTAAAACGCATTATCAGTCATTAAAGCgagcctgggtgtgtgtgtgtctgagaggagaagggggggggggggggggtgatggcaTGTCAGCACTGAGTGGTCTTGTGGTGCGATGGCCCCCCTTGGGAGACTCCAGGGAATCCGTAAGCGGACAGCTTATTTTTATAAAGCCCGACTAAGTCGAGAGGggcaaaaaaaatgtatttcctTTTTATTCTCAGATGCCAAGTGGCTTGGCTGTCACCTGATGGGggactttttctttctttctctctttctttctttctttcttttttctttcgttctttctttctttctcccttccaagagagagggatggatattGACTATTCCATACCACAAGGTTATTCAGGGCCTGTCAGATAGCTTGATATGTTGCAGTgactacacacaaatgcacacacacgtgtacacacacatacacacacacacacacacacacacacacacacacacacacacacacacacacacacacacacacacacacacacacacacacagagtgtcatGCAGCCGAGGCACTGACTCCTGGAGGCATTTGCTGAAACCACTAATAATGTAGAGGCTACTGAAATGAGATTCgccgctcttcctctctctctctctctctctctctctctctctctctctctctctctctctcactgatacATTAGATGGTCACAGCATACAGGTGGTCTTTCCTAtacgacacacatgcacatacatacgccaccacacacacttacatacatatgtgcgcacacacacacacacacacacacacacacacacacacacacacacacacatacacacacacacacacacacacacacacacacacacacacacacatacacacacacacacacacacacacagagtgatttAGTTTGTGATTACTGGTTAGGCAGATCCAATTATACCATTCTGAAATGGAATGACGCTTCTTGATGTTTCAGTAat from Sardina pilchardus chromosome 12, fSarPil1.1, whole genome shotgun sequence encodes:
- the lratd1 gene encoding protein LRATD1 codes for the protein MGNQLDRITHLNYSELPTGDPAGIEKDELRVGVAYFFSDEEEELDDRSQSDGYTKDNNSPSKDGPVAVDEVEYSAFCCQECIFSKLRENEDLNVYSVKTLLTMCKPGDLLELIGNAQAPHWAIYVREDQIIHLHKGEIRKDSLLEISSGRQGRIVNNRYRYRALPAELVMQNACGHLGLSSAEICWTNSESFAAWCRFGKREFKAGGEAHSAEQRYFLKVHLSETTVHTLMFRSLEDLIRERRRVDASGILKELSLVNGKE